Proteins found in one bacterium genomic segment:
- a CDS encoding DNA-directed RNA polymerase subunit alpha — translation MQNWAGLQMPERIELDESTYTTTYGKFIVQPLERGFGVTIGNSLRRVLLSSLPGAAITSIKVDGVLHEFSTIPGVAEDVSEIVLNLKSVRFKLHNKKPDKIVVHLKGPGAFTAADVQKASNGVDFEVLNPELHIATLSKEANFQIELRIGRGKGWVPSEENKFPDMPIGTIPIDSIFNPIKNVRYTIESTRVGQHTDFEKLIIEITTDGSITPDDALTISARLLRDHIQLFINFEIEEESQESELEDKEISRIRQMLKMSVDELELSVRSHNCLRAAGIKTIGDLVSKNESEMLKYRNFGRKSLTELNKILEERGMHFGMDVSKYYNGEE, via the coding sequence GTGCAAAACTGGGCTGGACTCCAGATGCCGGAGCGCATCGAATTAGACGAATCCACATATACGACTACGTATGGCAAATTTATCGTGCAACCGCTGGAAAGAGGTTTTGGCGTCACGATAGGTAATTCGCTTCGCCGCGTATTATTGTCATCGTTGCCGGGTGCTGCAATTACATCCATCAAAGTCGATGGTGTATTGCATGAATTTTCAACTATACCCGGCGTAGCGGAAGATGTGTCGGAAATCGTTCTTAATTTGAAGAGCGTTCGTTTTAAATTACACAACAAAAAACCGGACAAAATTGTTGTGCACTTAAAAGGTCCCGGAGCTTTTACTGCCGCCGACGTTCAAAAAGCATCCAATGGCGTAGACTTTGAAGTGCTCAATCCTGAATTGCATATTGCCACGTTGTCAAAAGAAGCGAATTTTCAAATTGAGCTTCGCATTGGCCGTGGCAAAGGATGGGTTCCGTCCGAAGAAAACAAATTTCCGGATATGCCGATTGGGACCATTCCGATTGATTCGATTTTCAATCCGATCAAGAATGTTCGCTACACGATCGAAAGTACCCGCGTCGGTCAACATACTGATTTTGAAAAACTGATCATTGAAATTACAACTGACGGCAGCATTACTCCGGACGACGCATTGACGATCAGTGCCCGCTTACTCCGTGATCATATTCAATTGTTCATCAATTTTGAAATCGAAGAAGAATCACAGGAAAGCGAACTTGAAGACAAAGAAATTTCCAGAATTCGCCAAATGCTGAAGATGAGTGTTGATGAGCTCGAATTATCCGTGCGTTCGCATAATTGCTTGCGTGCAGCTGGAATCAAAACTATCGGTGATCTCGTCAGCAAAAACGAATCTGAAATGCTTAAGTACCGTAATTTCGGACGTAAGTCACTTACGGAACTGAATAAGATTCTGGAAGAGCGCGGAATGCATTTCGGGATGGACGTTTCGAAGTATTACAACGGCGAAGAATAA
- the rpmJ gene encoding 50S ribosomal protein L36: protein MKVRSSVKKICDKCKIIRRKGVVRVICENKKHKQRQG, encoded by the coding sequence ATGAAAGTCAGATCGTCAGTTAAAAAAATTTGTGATAAATGCAAAATTATCCGTCGAAAAGGCGTTGTGCGCGTGATTTGCGAAAATAAAAAACATAAACAACGTCAGGGATAA
- a CDS encoding family 10 glycosylhydrolase yields MRANNEGKAKALWVVRDILKSKSTIDQLLNDAHKGNFTDLFIQVRGRGDAFYNSRILPKAEGLATDFDPLAYLLEKAHGQKFKIHAWLNVFYVWSAERDPLSKDHVIFEHPEWSAVSAENLSMVDEGTNRLIAKKYEGIFLSPGDDEFQNSFLNIITELLDHYQLDGIHLDYIRYPGNQYDYSQSMRSKFVLEYGQDPLTLDSLTRNAQTKEDIDRSAWIQKKWSEFRRNELTHFVEKIYNKTKSLKSEVMVTAAVFADLAEAHDKVMQDWIVWLQKGILDQAVMMNYAVDQLLFENRIREAKTAAGDSIFSKKIWIGVAIYNQNSALMREKIKALKKWKPAGLSVFSYEIMRTDRKYFNAVIDSKLWP; encoded by the coding sequence TTGAGAGCAAATAATGAAGGGAAGGCCAAAGCTTTGTGGGTCGTACGGGATATTCTGAAATCAAAAAGTACGATTGATCAACTTTTGAACGATGCACACAAAGGGAATTTCACTGACTTGTTTATTCAAGTTCGCGGTCGCGGTGATGCTTTTTACAACAGCCGGATTTTGCCTAAAGCTGAAGGATTGGCGACCGATTTCGACCCGCTTGCTTACTTACTAGAAAAAGCACACGGACAAAAATTTAAAATCCACGCCTGGTTGAATGTTTTTTATGTATGGTCCGCCGAACGTGATCCTTTGAGTAAGGATCACGTCATTTTTGAACATCCGGAATGGAGCGCTGTTTCAGCGGAGAATTTATCAATGGTGGATGAAGGTACTAATCGTCTGATAGCTAAAAAGTATGAAGGGATATTTCTTTCACCAGGCGATGATGAATTTCAAAACTCTTTTTTGAATATTATAACGGAATTGTTGGATCACTATCAACTCGACGGTATCCACCTGGATTATATTCGTTATCCTGGGAATCAGTATGATTATTCACAGTCAATGCGTTCAAAATTTGTTCTGGAATATGGCCAGGATCCACTGACACTGGATAGTCTTACTAGAAATGCTCAAACAAAAGAAGATATTGACCGTTCTGCATGGATCCAAAAAAAATGGTCTGAATTTCGCAGGAACGAATTAACTCATTTTGTTGAAAAAATCTATAACAAGACTAAATCATTAAAATCGGAAGTGATGGTGACTGCGGCAGTATTTGCTGATTTGGCGGAGGCTCACGATAAAGTAATGCAAGACTGGATTGTATGGCTGCAAAAGGGAATTCTTGATCAGGCTGTTATGATGAACTATGCAGTGGATCAATTATTATTTGAAAATCGGATACGAGAAGCAAAAACAGCCGCCGGAGATTCGATTTTCTCAAAAAAAATTTGGATAGGAGTCGCGATCTATAATCAAAATTCCGCACTTATGCGTGAGAAGATCAAAGCATTGAAAAAATGGAAACCGGCCGGACTGTCTGTGTTTTCATACGAGATTATGCGTACCGATCGGAAATATTTCAATGCAGTTATCGATTCAAAACTGTGGCCGTAA
- the secY gene encoding preprotein translocase subunit SecY: MLQTFANVFKIPELRKRIFFTLAVLLIERIAAHIPAPGINATALGQYFRQAENTLLSFYDLFAGGGLSQATIAALGIMPYISTSIILQLLGTTIPYLQKLQREGEEGRKKINQMTRYGTVALAAIQAIGVATWLCSLSVVVGNQEVKVVPDQGPLFFLMTMVTMTTCTMFIMWLGEQITERGIGNGISLVITIGILARFPTAIFDEAQQIANGNRNIMIELVLVVILLAIVAAIIFITQGIRKVPVQYARRVIGRKVYGGQSTYIPMRINIAGVMPIIFAQSIMFVPNTLATFFPGPFSEFITQHFSIDSIFYNLMFLIIIVFFTYFYTAIAMNPVEVADNLKKQGAFIPGVRPGKKTSDFIDNILTRVTLPSAIFLGLIAILPFFVRHSTDVSYSFASFFGGTSLLIVVGVGLDTIQQIESHLVMRHYDGFLKTGRIRGRRG; this comes from the coding sequence ATGCTTCAAACCTTTGCGAATGTTTTTAAGATACCGGAGTTACGTAAACGGATTTTTTTCACGTTAGCCGTTCTGTTAATTGAGCGCATCGCTGCACACATTCCGGCTCCGGGTATCAATGCGACAGCATTGGGACAATATTTTCGTCAAGCTGAAAACACTTTATTGAGTTTTTATGATCTATTTGCCGGTGGCGGTTTGAGCCAGGCAACAATTGCCGCTTTAGGTATCATGCCGTACATCAGCACGTCGATTATTCTGCAGTTACTTGGAACAACCATTCCTTATCTGCAGAAACTTCAGCGTGAAGGCGAAGAAGGACGTAAAAAAATCAATCAAATGACACGCTACGGAACGGTGGCGTTGGCGGCCATACAGGCAATCGGCGTGGCTACCTGGTTGTGCAGTTTGAGCGTTGTAGTCGGTAATCAGGAAGTAAAAGTTGTGCCGGATCAAGGCCCGCTCTTTTTCTTGATGACCATGGTAACCATGACAACCTGTACGATGTTTATTATGTGGCTTGGCGAACAAATCACTGAGCGCGGTATCGGTAATGGTATTTCGTTGGTTATTACCATTGGTATTTTGGCGCGGTTTCCGACAGCCATTTTCGATGAAGCGCAACAAATTGCTAATGGTAATCGCAATATTATGATTGAACTTGTTCTGGTTGTAATTCTTCTCGCCATTGTTGCGGCTATTATTTTCATTACTCAGGGCATTCGTAAGGTTCCGGTACAATATGCACGACGCGTCATCGGCCGTAAAGTGTACGGGGGTCAGTCAACTTATATTCCAATGCGAATCAATATTGCAGGCGTGATGCCGATTATTTTTGCGCAATCAATTATGTTTGTACCGAATACTCTTGCGACGTTTTTCCCCGGTCCTTTTTCAGAATTTATTACTCAGCATTTTTCAATTGATTCAATATTTTACAATCTAATGTTTTTGATTATCATTGTTTTCTTCACATATTTTTATACAGCTATTGCAATGAACCCGGTTGAAGTTGCTGACAATTTGAAAAAACAGGGCGCTTTTATTCCTGGAGTGCGTCCGGGTAAGAAAACATCGGATTTCATCGATAATATTTTGACGAGAGTAACGCTTCCAAGCGCTATATTTCTTGGATTGATTGCAATTCTTCCATTTTTCGTACGTCACTCGACCGATGTGTCATATAGTTTTGCCTCGTTCTTTGGCGGGACCTCGTTGTTAATTGTCGTGGGCGTTGGATTAGATACGATCCAGCAAATTGAATCGCATTTGGTTATGCGACACTATGATGGTTTTTTGAAGACCGGCAGGATTCGCGGCCGTCGCGGTTAG
- the rpsD gene encoding 30S ribosomal protein S4: MARYTEAVCKLCRREGEKLFLKGSKCLTDKCPVEKRNYPPGEHGDKRSKPSGYSIQLREKQKVRRIYGVLEGQFRGYFARAERKKGVTGVVLLQLLESRLDNMVYRLGFASSRSQARQLVLHRHVEVNGRLVTIPSFQVKPGNEISIREKSKKLALIHNSLKRQKDAQQLNWIDVDKAGLKGRFVSMPEREQIPLDVKEQLIVELYSK, encoded by the coding sequence ATGGCCAGATATACGGAAGCCGTTTGCAAATTGTGCCGGCGCGAAGGTGAAAAGCTTTTTTTAAAAGGTTCAAAATGTTTGACCGATAAATGTCCCGTTGAAAAACGGAACTATCCTCCGGGCGAACATGGCGACAAACGCTCTAAACCTTCCGGCTACAGCATCCAGCTTCGTGAAAAACAGAAAGTTCGTCGTATTTACGGTGTATTGGAAGGGCAATTCCGAGGCTATTTTGCCCGTGCTGAACGTAAAAAAGGCGTGACTGGCGTTGTGTTGTTGCAATTACTTGAAAGCCGTTTGGATAATATGGTATACCGGCTGGGTTTTGCGAGTTCAAGATCACAAGCTCGCCAGTTAGTACTTCATCGCCACGTGGAAGTTAACGGTCGCTTGGTGACCATTCCATCGTTCCAAGTAAAGCCGGGCAATGAGATTTCTATTCGCGAAAAGAGCAAAAAATTGGCATTGATCCATAATTCGCTCAAACGTCAAAAAGATGCCCAGCAGCTTAATTGGATCGATGTTGATAAGGCCGGTTTGAAAGGTCGTTTTGTGTCGATGCCTGAGCGTGAACAAATTCCGCTGGACGTCAAAGAACAATTGATCGTAGAATTATATTCCAAATAA
- the rpsM gene encoding 30S ribosomal protein S13 — MARIAGVELPKEKRAFIALTYIYGIGRTAAIKILEKAGVEPTKKIKELNEDEENKIRNVINAEFKVEGALRSEYTLNIKRLMDIGCYRGLRHRKGLPVRGQRTRTNSRTRKGKRRTIGGLKKVEAKK; from the coding sequence TTGGCTCGTATAGCTGGTGTAGAATTGCCGAAAGAAAAGAGAGCGTTTATCGCCTTGACCTATATTTATGGAATCGGGCGGACGGCGGCAATTAAAATTCTGGAAAAGGCCGGCGTTGAACCGACCAAAAAGATTAAAGAACTCAACGAAGACGAAGAAAATAAAATTCGTAACGTGATCAACGCCGAATTCAAAGTCGAAGGTGCGTTGCGTAGCGAATACACGTTGAATATCAAGCGCTTGATGGATATCGGTTGTTATCGCGGGTTGCGTCATCGCAAAGGCTTACCGGTTAGAGGGCAGAGAACCAGAACGAATTCGCGTACTCGTAAAGGTAAGAGAAGAACAATCGGCGGCCTCAAGAAAGTTGAAGCGAAGAAGTAA
- the rpsK gene encoding 30S ribosomal protein S11 — protein sequence MAKPTPTAATTPTVRKKKKLIESTGVAVIKATFNNTIVTLSNSNGDVITWCTSGKMGFRGSKKSTPFAAQVAAETAAKQAIDMGLKRVEVRVKGPGAGRESAIRALQAAGLEITAIRDLTPIPHNGCRPPKKRRV from the coding sequence GTGGCAAAACCGACACCTACGGCAGCGACGACACCTACAGTTCGAAAAAAGAAAAAACTAATCGAATCAACGGGCGTTGCAGTTATCAAAGCGACTTTCAACAATACGATCGTTACACTCAGTAACAGCAATGGCGACGTGATTACTTGGTGTACGTCGGGTAAAATGGGATTTAGAGGGTCGAAGAAAAGCACTCCATTTGCAGCGCAAGTTGCCGCAGAAACGGCTGCCAAACAAGCGATCGATATGGGATTGAAGCGCGTCGAAGTGCGCGTCAAAGGTCCTGGTGCCGGACGGGAGTCGGCTATCAGAGCTTTACAAGCTGCCGGCCTCGAAATAACCGCCATCCGTGATTTGACGCCGATTCCGCACAACGGATGCCGTCCACCCAAAAAACGCAGAGTATAA
- the rplQ gene encoding 50S ribosomal protein L17 yields the protein MRHGKKVAKLGKTASHRKALLKNLCNELFRHKRIVTTLPKAKAARGAVERLLMYAKQGDLAARRILISRLGKKKLLLTNKNVDDKKLTQRTVITELIEEIGPKLKELDTQRQTKNPKYTGGGYTRVLKLGQRKGDAAHLAILEIVGYENVHIDRQTKAAEEKEAKEKRKLSLAERIKAKKEELQKSK from the coding sequence ATGAGACATGGTAAAAAAGTTGCAAAGCTTGGCAAGACGGCTTCTCATCGCAAAGCTTTATTAAAAAATCTTTGCAATGAACTTTTCCGCCATAAACGGATTGTAACGACGTTGCCCAAAGCCAAAGCGGCTCGTGGAGCCGTAGAACGGCTTCTGATGTATGCCAAACAAGGTGATCTTGCTGCACGCCGCATTTTGATCAGCCGTTTAGGAAAGAAAAAACTGCTTTTGACCAATAAAAATGTCGATGATAAGAAATTGACTCAACGTACGGTCATTACTGAATTGATCGAAGAAATTGGTCCCAAATTGAAAGAACTTGATACACAACGCCAGACTAAGAATCCGAAATATACCGGCGGCGGTTATACGCGTGTATTAAAATTGGGCCAGCGTAAAGGCGATGCTGCACATTTGGCGATTTTAGAAATTGTTGGTTATGAAAATGTACATATTGATCGTCAAACTAAAGCGGCTGAGGAAAAAGAAGCGAAAGAAAAACGCAAACTGAGCTTGGCCGAACGTATTAAAGCAAAAAAAGAAGAACTCCAGAAATCGAAATAG
- the map gene encoding type I methionyl aminopeptidase, with translation MIHLKSSKEIEYIRESCRVVVECLKMAKELVCPGLSTMELDKAIESFIRSKGGKPAFKGYRGFPGSACLSVDDVVVHGIPSEKFVLQEGQIIGVDVGVLKNGFYGDSAVTFPVGHINAEKQSLLDVTKSSLYEGIKKAIIGQRVHDISSAVQSYVEGHGYSIVRELVGHGIGRELHEDPQVPNYGKPGTGARLKSGMVFCVEPMVNMGTYEVYTKPDKWTVCTADGKPSAHFEHTIVVTEEGPMVLTQTDLF, from the coding sequence ATGATCCATCTGAAATCTTCAAAAGAAATTGAATACATACGGGAATCATGCCGGGTTGTTGTTGAATGTTTGAAGATGGCAAAAGAACTGGTCTGTCCGGGTCTCAGCACGATGGAACTTGATAAAGCTATCGAAAGTTTTATTCGTTCAAAAGGCGGTAAACCGGCTTTCAAAGGTTATCGAGGATTTCCAGGCAGCGCTTGTTTATCAGTCGATGATGTTGTAGTTCATGGTATTCCGAGCGAAAAATTTGTATTGCAAGAGGGTCAAATTATTGGTGTCGATGTTGGCGTTTTGAAAAATGGATTTTACGGTGATTCAGCGGTTACGTTTCCAGTTGGGCATATCAATGCAGAAAAACAGAGCCTGTTGGATGTAACCAAAAGTTCTTTATATGAAGGTATCAAAAAAGCAATAATCGGCCAGCGTGTGCATGATATTTCATCGGCGGTTCAGTCGTATGTCGAAGGTCATGGGTACTCGATTGTTAGAGAACTGGTTGGGCATGGGATTGGACGTGAACTTCACGAGGATCCGCAGGTCCCTAATTATGGTAAACCAGGTACCGGCGCTCGTTTGAAAAGCGGGATGGTCTTTTGCGTAGAGCCCATGGTGAATATGGGTACGTATGAAGTTTACACAAAACCGGATAAATGGACGGTTTGCACGGCAGACGGGAAGCCTTCTGCACACTTTGAACATACGATTGTTGTCACCGAAGAGGGTCCGATGGTTTTAACACAAACGGACTTGTTTTAA
- the rplR gene encoding 50S ribosomal protein L18 — MSDQHTLKTAKRAKIRKRIRRKLAGTTERPRLAIFRSVKHIYAQLIDDSQGKTLVHISSTADAVKNAVSGSKGKIGVSKAVGMEVAKAAKSKGIEKVVFDRGGYQFHGRVKAVADGAREGGLQF, encoded by the coding sequence ATGTCAGATCAACATACTCTTAAAACAGCGAAACGCGCCAAGATCAGAAAGCGTATTCGCCGCAAATTAGCCGGTACTACGGAGCGTCCCCGTTTGGCGATATTCCGAAGCGTTAAGCATATTTATGCGCAATTGATTGACGATTCGCAGGGCAAAACGCTTGTGCACATCAGCAGTACGGCCGATGCAGTAAAAAATGCAGTAAGCGGTTCGAAAGGGAAAATCGGTGTTTCGAAAGCCGTTGGTATGGAAGTGGCCAAAGCTGCGAAAAGCAAAGGTATCGAAAAGGTTGTGTTTGATCGCGGTGGCTATCAATTTCACGGCCGTGTAAAAGCAGTGGCTGATGGTGCGCGCGAAGGCGGACTACAATTTTAA
- the rpmD gene encoding 50S ribosomal protein L30 — protein sequence MSLLKITQVRSLNGAMEKHRATVRTLGLRKIGQTVYHNDTPQIRGMVESVRYIVSCESVNEKPKAQPKAEAGYKVIKAKK from the coding sequence ATGAGTTTATTGAAAATTACACAGGTGCGTAGCTTGAACGGTGCTATGGAAAAACATCGTGCAACTGTCCGCACGTTGGGCCTAAGAAAAATCGGTCAAACTGTTTATCACAACGATACTCCGCAAATTCGCGGAATGGTGGAAAGCGTTCGTTATATCGTGTCGTGCGAATCGGTCAATGAAAAGCCGAAAGCACAACCCAAAGCCGAAGCCGGATATAAAGTAATCAAAGCTAAAAAGTAA
- the nadB gene encoding L-aspartate oxidase, with protein MPHTLSSDFLIVGSGIGGLSAALKCAFLGTVHVITKKSDTESNTNYAQGGIASVIAQDDSFDLHVEDTLKAGAGLCHRTAVELIVRKGPDAIQELVQLGVEFTRIHDHLDLGREGGHSKHRIVHAHDLTGREIERALVHAVKNHPNIRVFENHIALEILTEHHLKKVSSAITAFGVYALDIEANRVKTFLSKITILSTGGCGQVYKHTTNPKIATGDGIAMAYRAGARVGNLEFMQFHPTSLYHPDGQSFLISEAVRGFGAHLINASGERFMERYSPMKELAPRDIVARAIDAEMKKRGENCVFLNLTHIEADKIIEHFPNIHRRCLEYKIDITREPIPVVPAAHYMCGGVVTTLKGETDIRRLYACGEVSLTGVHGANRLASNSLLEAVVFANQVFQSTQELMTKDSIELVDFPEWDDSGTFSTEEWVLIEHNLEEIQQIMWNYVGIVRSDLRLERAERRVQLISDEIENFYKKTKVTEGLIELRNIAKVAKLIIRCAKLRKESRGLHYNTDYPNSNDACLNDTIIHNV; from the coding sequence ATGCCCCACACATTATCCTCGGACTTTCTCATTGTTGGATCAGGCATTGGCGGATTATCGGCCGCTTTAAAATGTGCCTTTCTCGGGACAGTCCATGTCATCACCAAAAAAAGTGACACGGAAAGCAATACGAATTATGCTCAGGGAGGAATTGCGTCCGTTATCGCACAAGATGACAGTTTTGATTTACATGTTGAAGACACGCTCAAAGCCGGTGCCGGGCTTTGTCATCGTACAGCCGTTGAATTGATTGTAAGAAAAGGCCCGGATGCAATTCAGGAACTGGTACAGCTGGGCGTTGAATTTACACGTATTCATGACCATCTCGATCTGGGCCGCGAAGGCGGGCATTCCAAACATCGAATCGTCCACGCACACGACTTGACTGGGCGTGAAATTGAGCGGGCGTTGGTTCATGCCGTAAAAAATCATCCGAATATCCGCGTTTTTGAAAATCATATCGCGCTCGAAATTCTAACCGAACATCATTTAAAAAAAGTATCTTCAGCGATAACCGCATTCGGGGTGTATGCATTGGATATCGAAGCCAATCGCGTCAAAACTTTTTTATCGAAAATTACAATTCTATCAACCGGCGGATGTGGTCAAGTTTACAAACATACCACTAATCCAAAAATTGCTACCGGTGACGGAATTGCTATGGCGTATCGTGCAGGCGCTCGTGTCGGTAATCTTGAGTTCATGCAATTCCACCCTACATCATTGTATCATCCTGATGGTCAATCATTTCTTATTAGCGAGGCCGTTCGTGGTTTTGGCGCCCATTTGATCAATGCATCCGGTGAACGTTTTATGGAGCGGTACAGCCCGATGAAAGAACTCGCGCCCAGAGATATCGTAGCCAGAGCGATCGATGCCGAGATGAAAAAACGCGGTGAAAATTGCGTCTTTCTGAATTTGACACATATCGAAGCCGATAAGATTATCGAACATTTTCCCAACATTCACCGGCGTTGTTTGGAATATAAAATTGATATCACGCGCGAACCTATTCCTGTCGTTCCTGCGGCGCATTATATGTGCGGTGGCGTTGTAACAACTTTGAAAGGCGAAACCGATATTCGGCGGCTTTATGCCTGTGGAGAAGTGTCTTTAACCGGCGTACACGGCGCCAATCGTCTCGCAAGCAACTCTTTGCTCGAAGCGGTTGTTTTTGCCAATCAAGTCTTTCAAAGCACTCAAGAATTGATGACGAAAGACTCCATAGAGCTAGTCGACTTCCCGGAATGGGATGATAGCGGAACTTTTAGCACGGAAGAATGGGTTTTGATCGAACATAATTTAGAAGAAATCCAGCAAATCATGTGGAATTACGTAGGAATAGTTCGATCGGATTTGCGATTGGAGAGAGCAGAAAGACGCGTTCAGCTCATATCGGATGAAATTGAAAATTTTTACAAAAAAACCAAAGTTACGGAAGGGCTTATTGAATTGCGCAATATTGCCAAAGTAGCAAAACTGATTATCCGATGTGCTAAATTAAGAAAGGAAAGTCGTGGCCTTCATTACAATACCGATTATCCTAATTCCAATGATGCTTGCCTGAACGATACGATTATCCACAACGTTTAA
- the infA gene encoding translation initiation factor IF-1: MAKEELIKVDGVILETLPNATFRVKLENGHEVHAHISGKMRMHFIRILPGDKVTVELSPYDLTRGRITYRFK; this comes from the coding sequence GTGGCCAAAGAGGAACTGATCAAGGTTGACGGAGTGATTCTGGAAACATTACCCAACGCCACTTTTCGTGTTAAGTTAGAAAACGGGCATGAAGTTCATGCACATATTTCCGGTAAAATGAGAATGCATTTTATCAGGATATTACCGGGAGATAAGGTGACGGTTGAATTATCACCGTATGATCTTACCCGTGGTCGAATTACGTATCGGTTTAAGTAA
- the rpsE gene encoding 30S ribosomal protein S5: MSKQQGNQENPTETDLKEERVVYINRVAKVVKGGRRFSFNAIVVVGDGKGRVGIGLGKANEVPDAIAKGKEDAKKKMIYVPLMNGTLPHEVSAKFGAGKIFLKPASKGTGIIAGAAVRAVVESVGITDILTKCKGSSNPHNVVKATMKALSEVTNAREIGARRGLSVMEVLTK, translated from the coding sequence ATGAGTAAGCAACAAGGGAATCAGGAAAACCCGACTGAAACGGATCTTAAAGAAGAACGCGTCGTCTATATCAATCGCGTTGCGAAAGTTGTGAAAGGTGGTCGTCGTTTTAGTTTTAATGCTATTGTAGTTGTTGGCGACGGTAAAGGACGCGTTGGTATCGGATTGGGTAAAGCGAATGAAGTTCCGGATGCTATTGCTAAAGGAAAAGAAGACGCCAAGAAAAAAATGATTTATGTTCCTCTGATGAACGGAACGTTGCCCCACGAAGTGTCGGCGAAGTTTGGTGCCGGTAAAATTTTTCTGAAACCTGCATCGAAGGGAACTGGTATTATTGCGGGTGCCGCTGTTCGTGCGGTCGTTGAATCTGTAGGAATTACCGATATTTTGACCAAATGCAAAGGCTCATCCAATCCTCATAACGTTGTCAAAGCAACAATGAAGGCTTTGAGTGAAGTGACCAATGCGCGGGAAATCGGTGCACGCCGCGGCCTTTCTGTAATGGAAGTGCTTACGAAATAG
- the rplF gene encoding 50S ribosomal protein L6 → MSRIGKKPIPVPANVTVTISGATVRIKGPKGELHQTFHPDTVIEMKDKEIHISRKSNVGFHRALHGTARAVIANMVTGVTQGFERKLEIVGVGYKAEAKGKMVQFNLGFSHPLLFQPPTGVEIVVSSPTAVSVKGIDKQLIGQVAQKIRSFKLPEPYKGKGVKYADEKIRRKAGKAAAKK, encoded by the coding sequence GTGTCAAGAATTGGAAAAAAACCTATTCCCGTCCCAGCCAATGTGACGGTGACAATTTCGGGAGCAACGGTTCGCATCAAAGGACCGAAAGGTGAACTGCATCAGACGTTTCACCCCGATACAGTGATCGAAATGAAAGATAAAGAAATCCATATTTCCCGAAAGAGTAATGTCGGATTTCACCGGGCACTGCACGGCACGGCACGGGCCGTTATAGCCAACATGGTTACCGGTGTAACGCAAGGTTTTGAACGAAAATTAGAAATCGTTGGCGTTGGCTATAAAGCCGAAGCCAAGGGAAAGATGGTTCAATTCAATCTCGGTTTTTCGCACCCTTTACTTTTTCAGCCGCCCACGGGTGTTGAAATAGTAGTCAGCAGTCCGACGGCCGTCAGCGTTAAAGGAATTGACAAACAATTAATCGGTCAGGTGGCTCAGAAAATTCGTTCTTTCAAATTGCCTGAACCTTATAAAGGCAAAGGCGTTAAATATGCAGATGAAAAAATCCGCCGTAAAGCTGGTAAAGCCGCCGCCAAGAAGTAA
- the rplO gene encoding 50S ribosomal protein L15 has product MNLSNLKYAPGSRKKVKRIGRGEGSGHGGTSTKGNKGLKSRSGVNMQAGFEGGQMPLQRRLPKYGFTNIFRKEFQIVNLSSLEGLETTKKIDALFLHEAGLIAKKTKPVKILGNGDIKKALQLEVHAISASAKEKIEKAGGKVTVLGVKKTVLEKKKGKKK; this is encoded by the coding sequence ATGAATTTAAGTAATCTTAAATATGCGCCGGGATCGAGGAAAAAAGTCAAACGTATCGGACGTGGTGAGGGTTCGGGTCATGGTGGTACGTCGACCAAAGGTAATAAAGGTTTGAAATCACGTTCCGGTGTCAATATGCAGGCCGGGTTTGAGGGCGGTCAGATGCCGCTCCAGCGTCGGTTACCGAAATACGGTTTCACCAATATTTTCAGAAAAGAATTTCAGATCGTCAATCTTTCATCGCTTGAAGGCTTGGAAACTACAAAAAAAATTGACGCACTCTTTCTACATGAAGCCGGATTGATTGCCAAAAAAACCAAACCTGTTAAGATTTTAGGAAACGGTGACATTAAGAAGGCTTTGCAATTAGAAGTGCACGCCATCAGTGCATCGGCGAAAGAAAAGATCGAAAAAGCCGGCGGCAAAGTCACGGTCTTGGGTGTGAAGAAAACGGTTCTTGAGAAGAAAAAAGGCAAGAAAAAATAA